The Primulina tabacum isolate GXHZ01 chromosome 7, ASM2559414v2, whole genome shotgun sequence genome includes a window with the following:
- the LOC142551926 gene encoding alpha/beta hydrolase domain-containing protein WAV2-like isoform X2 yields the protein MVSYVNALLYGVGGIVVAGMALLVAFQEKLVYVPVLPGLTKSYPITPARLRLFYEDVWLTSSDGVRLHSWFIKLLPDCRGPTILFFQENAGNIAHRLEMVRIMLQRLQCNVFMLSYRGYGASDGFPSQHGISMDAQAALDHLSQRTDIDTSRIVVFGRSLGGAVGSVLTKNNPDKVAALILENTFTSILDMAGVLLPFLKWFIGKSSSKGPGVLNFLVRSPWSTIDVVNEIRQPILFLSGLQDEMVPPLHMQLLYAKAAARNQQCLFVEFPTGMHMDTWLSGGDRYWRTIQEFFEKSVPDKRLTAPLKV from the exons ATGGTCTCATACGTGAACGCTTTGCTCTACGGGGTGGGCGGAATAGTTGTGGCGGGAATGGCATTATTGGTGGCGTTTCAGGAAAAGCTAGTCTACGTGCCGGTGTTGCCTGGGCTCACTAAATCTTACCCCATCACCCCCGCACGCCTACGCCTATTTTATGAGGACGTTTGGCTCACCTCTTCCGATGGCGTCCGCCTCCATTCCTGGTTCATCAAGCTCTTACCCGATTGCAGAG GACCAACGATTCTCTTCTTCCAAGAAAATGCTGGAA ACATTGCTCACCGTCTTGAAATGGTTCGAATTATGTTGCAAAGACTCCAATGTAATGTCTTCATGCTTTCCTATAGAGG TTATGGTGCTAGTGACGGATTCCCTTCACAACATGGTATTTCAATGGATGCCCAG GCTGCACTGGATCATCTGAGTCAGAGGACAGATATTGACACATCCAGAATTGTAGTCTTTGGGAGGTCACTCGGGGGAGCTGTTGGATCAGTGCTTACCAAAAACAATCCAGATAAG GTGGCTGCACTAATATTGGAAAACACATTCACATCTATCCTGGACATGGCCGGAGTTCTACTGCCCTTTCTGAAATGGTTTATTGGAAAAAGTAGCTCAAAAGGTCCCGGGGTTTTGAATTTTCTTGTTCGTTCTCCATGGAGTACCATTGATGTAGTAAACGAG ATCAGACAACCAATCCTTTTTCTCTCTGGACTACAAGATGAAATGGTACCCCCGTTGCACATGCAATTGTTATATGCTAAGGCCGCTGCACGCAATCAACAGTGTTTATTTGTGGAGTTTCCTACGGGAATGCATATGGATACATGGTTGTCTGGTGGTGACCGGTATTGGAGAACAATTCAGGAGTTCTTTGAAAAGAGCGTCCCAGATAAGAGATTGACGGCTCCTCTGAAAGTG TGA
- the LOC142551927 gene encoding PHD finger protein ALFIN-LIKE 4-like, with product MDGSALNDLRTVEEVFNDLKGRRNALVKALTTDFEEFHKQCDPEKENLCLYGFPNGQWEVNLPAEEVPPELPEPALGINFARDGMQEKDWLALVAVHSDAWLLSVAFYFGARFGFDKADRKRLFYMINDLPTIFEDVAGAAKKQEKDKSFVSNLSGSKSKSNSKAGKVSKVQVKDEDEGFDEEEDDEHGETLCGACGENYSSDQFWILCDLCERWFHGKCVKITPAKAEHIKQYKCPSCSNKRPRP from the exons ATGGACGGAAGCGCTCTCAATGATCTGCGCACGGTAGAAGAAGTTTTCAATGATCTAAAGGGAAGGCGTAATGCCTTGGTTAAAGCTCTCACCACTG ACTTTGAAGAATTCCATAAGCAGTGCGATCCCG aaaaggaAAACCTTTGCCTTTATGGATTTCCTAATGGGCAGTGGGAAGTTAATTTACCTGCTGAGGAGGTTCCACCCGAGCTCCCGGAGCCTGCTTTAGGTATTAACTTTGCTCGAGATGGGATGCAAGAGAAAGATTGGTTGGCCCTTGTCGCTGTTCACAGTGACGCATGGCTACTTTCTGTTGCCTTCTATTTTGGTGCGAGATTTGGATTCGATAAAGCTGACAG GAAACGCCTGTTCTATATGATAAATGATCTCCCAACTATATTTGAAGATGTGGCAGGAGCTGCAAAGAAGCAAGAGAAGGACAAATCGTTCGTTTCAAACCTTAGTGGCAGTAAATCCAAGTCAAACTCCAAAGCG GGCAAGGTCTCCAAAGTCCAAGTTAAGGATGAGGATGAGGGATTTGATGAAGAAGAGGATGATGAGCATGGTGAAACCTTATGTGGAGCATGTGGCGAAAACTATTCCTCAGACCAGTTTTGGATCTTATGTGATCTATGTGAGAGATGGTTCCATGGCAAGTGTGTCAAGATCACTCCTGCCAAGGCCGAGCACATCAAGCAGTACAAATGCCCGTCGTGCAGCAATAAGAGACCACGCCCTTAG
- the LOC142551931 gene encoding protein RETICULATA-RELATED 3, chloroplastic-like, with protein sequence MAAQLFYSPPAGGLGSVTATRHDAKLGTRFADTTFPNSLSLPSLQCSTIKLKNSDLVSKFYIPCARGGGGGGDIGVGRGGGGGNGGNSEWSGGGNSDESKSSLDAFGLIGAFLNGWRSRVAADPQFPFKVLMEELVGVSACVLGDMASRPNFGLNELDFVFSTLVVGSILNFVLMYLLAPTMSSSSQNLPGIFANSPASHMFEPGAYSLLSRLGTFVYKGTLFAAVGFAAGLFGTVISNGLISMRKKMDPNFETPNKPPPTVLNAATWAIHMGVSSNFRYQTLNGIEFLLAKGLPTFLFKTSVVVLRCLNNVLGGMSFVILARITGSQSVHEVKPVIVEDSSVDKEKLVNKNDDLQTSEYTSK encoded by the coding sequence ATGGCAGCTCAGCTATTCTACTCTCCTCCTGCCGGCGGTCTTGGCTCTGTCACTGCTACTCGTCACGATGCCAAACTTGGTACCAGATTTGCCGATACTACTTTCCCTAATAGCCTTTCCCTACCCTCATTACAATGTAGTACCATAAAACTAAAAAACTCGGATTTGGTTTCCAAATTCTACATTCCATGCGCtcgtggtggtggtggtggtggtgataTTGGTGTTGGtcgtggtggtggtggtgggaaTGGTGGCAATAGTGAGTGGAGTGGCGGTGGGAACTCAGATGAGTCCAAGTCTTCGTTGGATGCATTTGGACTTATTGGGGCTTTTTTAAATGGATGGAGGTCGAGGGTTGCTGCTGACCCTCAATTCCCTTTCAAAGTTCTCATGGAAGAGTTGGTCGGTGTTAGTGCTTGTGTTCTTGGGGACATGGCGTCACGCCCCAATTTCGGGCTCAATGAACTTGATTTTGTCTTTTCGACGCTTGTCGTTGGTTCCATACTGAACTTTGTACTTATGTATCTCTTAGCCCCTACCATGTCTTCTTCAAGCCAAAATCTTCCAGGAATTTTCGCGAATTCTCCTGCAAGCCATATGTTCGAACCAGGAGCTTATAGTCTGTTGAGTAGGCTTGGCACTTTCGTTTACAAAGGAACGCTGTTTGCTGCTGTTGGTTTTGCTGCTGGGCTTTTCGGGACTGTTATTTCAAATGGATTGATTAGCATGAGGAAAAAGATGGATCCAAATTTCGAGACGCCAAACAAGCCTCCACCTACAGTTTTGAATGCCGCGACTTGGGCAATTCACATGGGTGTCAGCAGTAATTTCAGATACCAAACCTTGAATGGAATAGAGTTCTTGTTAGCCAAGGGACTTCCAACGTTCTTATTCAAGACCTCGGTTGTGGTTCTGAGGTGCTTGAACAATGTTCTTGGAGGAATGTCGTTCGTGATTCTGGCCAGGATAACTGGGTCACAAAGCGTTCATGAGGTAAAACCTGTTATTGTCGAGGATAGCTCAGTTGACAAGGAGAAGCTAGTGAACAAGAATGACGATTTGCAAACCAGTGAGTATACTTCCAAGTGA
- the LOC142551930 gene encoding uncharacterized protein LOC142551930 isoform X2, translating into MEQNASIEEGGGRNSLEVVTSVSDKRLDLLRPSARFYSMLKGKMADAADKVKGKYTLIRDEDDSQLGIYEKPLPCFGCGVGWFSFLVPTDVVLRYDLVFPKLLP; encoded by the exons ATGGAGCAAA ATGCTTCCATTGAGGAGGGAGGGGGTAGAAATAGCCTTGAAGTAGTCACTTCAGTTTCTGATAAACGTCTTGATCTTTTGAGACCATCAGCTCGATTTTACTCCATGCTTAAAG GAAAAATGGCAGATGCTGCAGACAAAGTGAAGGGAAAATATACTTTGATTCGAGATGAAGATGACTCGCAACTTGGGATATATGAAAAACCCCTTCCTTGCTTTGGTTGTGGTGTTGGATGGTTCTC GTTTCTTGTGCCCACTGATGTGGTATTACGCTACGATCTTGTATTTCCGAAATTATTACCGTAG
- the LOC142551925 gene encoding uncharacterized protein LOC142551925: MEAEGESSQQIWSPPTTLLLHARGRHGRTSPIFNPEALILAIPILVLLIIFLVLPLFFSYANHQILKPSLVQKGWDSINIFLVLIAVLCGVFAKRNDDNSSSLDAGGEKNLDSVTDVSDDNIRKSIASSKWLDFPDKSEYDKMTSSRSYPDLRQESLWGCESNRFKCFDDFEVNFHPQPEKPYHRERRSQKVETEAAAEPAPPVRRRRSVHRGRNDEKNENKPPPPPAAQSLPPPPPREPEFIPSVAEKAESNQREKGGATKEIATAIASLQYGTQTQRKKKVKPIDIYERPTEDSLPPSAPARPSPPPTSKGLQSLLKKSSKSKHVHSVSTTAQPPPPPPPPPNSIFANIFKTGSKSMRSQLSSASSQPPPPAPPPPPYSILNNIFSSGSKSKRCQIPSASSHPLPPPPTSSTLIPPFENLIRSRRFKNSDTPTPPLPPPPPPGICSLYTGKPPKPNTSSHNETAIIVPPSPPPPPPPPPPFRTPEINFMPKRDLARNRSTRSSPEVKNVHVMTIGSDSGHSIRPSVSCPSPDVNTKADTFISRLRDGWRLEKLNSINERQNSVLLHIKPTMMLVAIHRLFFFHQANLEIWTRTFSNRRE; this comes from the coding sequence ATGGAAGCCGAAGGAGAGTCCTCGCAGCAGATTTGGTCTCCACCCACCACCCTCCTCCTCCACGCCCGCGGCCGCCATGGCCGCACATCTCCAATTTTTAACCCGGAGGCTCTAATCTTAGCCATCCCAATCCTTGTGTTACTCATCATCTTCCTCGTACTCCCTCTATTTTTCTCATATGCTAACCACCAAATTCTTAAGCCCAGTCTGGTTCAAAAAGGCTGGGATTCTATTAACATATTTTTGGTGTTGATTGCTGTACTTTGCGGCGTTTTCGCCAAAAGAAACGATGATAATTCATCTTCACTCGATGCCGGTGGAGAAAAGAATTTAGATTCTGTTACGGATGTTTCAGATGACAATATAAGAAAATCAATTGCAAGTTCTAAATGGTTGGATTTCCCCGACAAGTCAGAGTATGATAAGATGACAAGCAGCAGGTCTTATCCGGATCTAAGACAGGAATCATTGTGGGGATGTGAGAGTAATAGGTTCAAGTGTTTCGATGATTTTGAGGTTAACTTTCACCCGCAGCCCGAAAAACCCTACCACCGTGAGAGGCGGAGTCAAAAGGTGGAGACGGAAGCTGCTGCGGAGCCAGCTCCGCCCGTACGGAGGAGACGATCTGTTCATAGGGGCAGAAATGacgaaaaaaatgaaaacaaaccaccacctcctccagcAGCACAGTCTCTGCCACCGCCGCCGCCACGGGAACCAGAGTTTATTCCTTCTGTAGCTGAAAAGGCTGAAAGCAATCAAAGGGAAAAGGGTGGCGCCACGAAAGAAATTGCTACAGCCATAGCTTCACTCCAATATGGCACTCAGACGCAGAGAAAGAAGAAAGTGAAACCCATAGATATTTACGAAAGACCAACTGAGGATTCGCTTCCACCTTCCGCACCAGCCCGACCATCACCTCCGCCTACATCTAAAGGTCTCCAAAGCCTGTTAAAGAAAAGCAGCAAAAGCAAACACGTGCATTCTGTTTCCACCACTGCCCAGCCACCTCCGCCGCCGCCTCCACCGCCCAACTCAATTttcgctaatattttcaaaactgGAAGTAAAAGTATGCGATCCCAGCTTTCCTCAGCATCCTCTCAGCCGCCTCCACCAGCACCACCACCCCCACCTTACTCTATTTTGAACAATATATTCAGTTCAGGCAGTAAAAGTAAGCGATGCCAAATTCCGTCAGCATCCTCCCACCCCCTTCCTCCACCTCCCACGTCTTCAACACTAATTCCTCCATTTGAGAATCTAATAAGAAGCCGGAGATTCAAGAATTCTGACACCCCAACTCCACCtcttccaccaccaccaccaccaggaATCTGCTCTCTCTACACAGGAAAACCCCCCAAACCAAACACTTCTTCTCACAACGAAACTGCCATAATCGTGCCACCCTCACCTCCACCGCCGCCACCACCACCGCCACCATTCAGAACGCCAGAAATAAACTTTATGCCAAAGAGAGATCTTGCGAGGAATCGAAGCACGAGAAGCTCCCCGGAAGTTAAAAATGTCCATGTCATGACGATAGGATCCGATAGTGGACATTCAATCAGGCCTTCAGTTTCTTGCCCTAGTCCGGACGTGAACACTAAGGCTGACACTTTCATTTCCAGGCTCCGGGATGGTTGGAGGCTGGAGAAGTTGAATTCCATAAATGAAAGACAGAACTCGGTCCTCCTACACATCAAACCGACTATGATGCTGGTGGCAATTCATCGTCTTTTCTTCTTCCACCAAGCAAATTTAGAAATTTGGACACGTACGTTCTCAAACAGACGTGAATAA
- the LOC142551928 gene encoding uncharacterized protein LOC142551928 gives MVWFQCEDCGDNLKKPKLHNHFRMCSASKLSCIDCGKVFGQQTVEGHTQCITESEKYGPRGQGKAPNGATNTISKNDSKQKPEIDVNVGLSDRPPWFCSLCNTKTTSKQTLLLHADGKKHRAKARGFHASKQQPVDAVGTMDLTQKNAINEVPESNGLWESRDQISSKVTSLHDNLEVKSHSLKSDKKRKLEASEVDGAKLKTGGETSTDGNGEVIQIQQTETEVTKGLKKAKNCMTKGIAILDSTSEKENLEKKIKWKKLVTSFLKSESDGVVKFKKLGKFVLKSLKESGFAEDKNQVFEMLEQKISSSSRFTYDGKYVRLVTSS, from the exons ATGGTGTGGTTTCAGTGCGAGGATTGTGGAGACAACCTTAAGAAACCCAAGCTCCATAATCACTTCAGAATGTGTTCTGCTTCCAAG TTATCGTGCATTGACTGTGGGAAAGTGTTTGGGCAGCAAACAGTTGAAGGTCACACTCAGTGCATTACTGAATCG GAAAAATATGGTCCAAGGGGTCAAGGAAAGGCTCCAAATGGAGCGACTAATACTATATCCAAGAATGATTCCAAGCAGAAACCAGAAATCGATGTAAATGTTGGGTTATCAGACCGACCTCCATGGTTCTGTAG CCTCTGTAACACCAAAACAACAAGCAAGCAAACCTTGCTTCTTCATGCTGATGGAAAGAAACACAGAGCAAAAGCTAGAGGTTTCCATGCATCAAAACAGCAGCCCGTAGATGCAGTTGGCACTATGGACTTGACTCAAAAGAATGCGATAAATGAAGTTCCTGAAAGCAATGGTTTATGGGAATCAAGAGACCAAATTTCATCTAAAGTAACTTCTCTTCATGATAATTTGGAAGTGAAAAGCCACTCATTGAAATCAGACAAGAAAAGAAAACTTGAGGCATCTGAAGTCGATGGTGCTAAGCTGAAGACTGGTGGTGAAACCTCCACAGATGGTAATGGTGAAGTTattcaaatacaacaaaccGAAACAGAGGTAACAAAAGGCTTGAAAAAAGCCAAAAATTGTATGACCAAGGGAATTGCAATTTTGGATTCAACTTCAGAGAAGGAAAACCTCGAGAAGAAAATAAAGTGGAAAAAGCTGGTTACTTCGTTTCTGAAATCA GAATCAGATGGTGTAGTGAAATTTAAAAAACTTGGGAAATTTGTTCTAAAATCTCTCAAGGAATCTGGATTTGCGGAAGACAAGAACCAAGTTTTTGAAATGCTTGAGCAGAAG ATAAGTTCAAGTTCTAGGTTTACCTATGATGGCAAATATGTACGCCTGGTCACCAGCAGCTAA
- the LOC142551938 gene encoding uncharacterized protein LOC142551938, whose amino-acid sequence MASLLSPALNIPLNKVDAVNKKALASKAPAKRGYLFVRPATRHCGQFPMIRNKTSLEADLPPVEAVNDKIDYGVVGVHHVGILCENLERSLHFYQNILGLEINEARPHDKMPYRGAWLWVGSEMIHLMELPNPDPLLGRPEHGGRDRHSCIAILDVSKLKAIFDREGIPYTLSRSGRPAIFARDPDANALEFTQVN is encoded by the exons ATGGCTTCGCTACTCAGTCCTGCTCTCAATATACCACTAAACAAG GTGGATGCTGTAAATAAAAAAGCCCTCGCTTCGAAAGCACCAGCTAAAAGAGGATATTTGTTTGTGAGACCTGCCACTCGGCATTGTGGGCAGTTTCCGATGATAAGAAATAAAACATCTTTGGAAGCCGACTTACCTCCAGTCGAGGCGGTTAATGACAAGATTG ATTACGGAGTTGTTGGCGTTCACCATGTTGGGATCTTGTGTGAAAACCTTGAAAGATCGCTTCATTTTTACCAAAACATTCTTG GTCTTGAAATAAATGAAGCACGCCCACACGACAAAATGCCCTACAGGGGTGCTTGGTTGTGGGTGGGTTCTGAGATGATACATTTGATGGAGCTTCCAAACCCCGATCCATTATTGGGACGGCCGGAACACGGGGGTCGAGATCGTCACTCTTGCATTGCCATTCTAGATGTGTCTAAACTTAAAGCTATCTTTGATAGAGAAG GCATTCCTTACACCCTTAGTCGCTCAGGGAGACCAGCAATTTTCGCACGGGATCCAGACGCCAATGCACTCGAATTTACGCAGGTTAACTGA
- the LOC142551930 gene encoding uncharacterized protein LOC142551930 isoform X1 has product MEQNASIEEGGGRNSLEVVTSVSDKRLDLLRPSARFYSMLKGKMADAADKVKGKYTLIRDEDDSQLGIYEKPLPCFGCGVGWFSFLVGFLCPLMWYYATILYFRNYYRRDPRERAGLAASAIAAMACTIVLIIIILVLLL; this is encoded by the exons ATGGAGCAAA ATGCTTCCATTGAGGAGGGAGGGGGTAGAAATAGCCTTGAAGTAGTCACTTCAGTTTCTGATAAACGTCTTGATCTTTTGAGACCATCAGCTCGATTTTACTCCATGCTTAAAG GAAAAATGGCAGATGCTGCAGACAAAGTGAAGGGAAAATATACTTTGATTCGAGATGAAGATGACTCGCAACTTGGGATATATGAAAAACCCCTTCCTTGCTTTGGTTGTGGTGTTGGATGGTTCTC TTTTCTTGTAGGTTTCTTGTGCCCACTGATGTGGTATTACGCTACGATCTTGTATTTCCGAAATTATTACCGTAGGGATCCCAGGGAACGAGCCGGACTTGCTGCTTCTGCCATTGCT GCCATGGCATGCACCATCGTGTTGATAATCATAATCTTAGTTCTACTTCTCTAG
- the LOC142551932 gene encoding diacylglycerol O-acyltransferase 3-like translates to MEASGLIFSQPPCFSSITSCRESKYCGRSGVLPGFYDNACLQYYHNRGGKSSCEVSSMGVIRCEKAVKENKGPMKMKKKKQMKLLKGLFRDLYAFSQMGFGLDSNLDQDLLHQVKGTTMTEAADLLLEHLQKLRAEKRLEKKRRQEQKKLGKSSGQMRNSLNLVEVSSSCSESSSDSECGEVIDLKDLKFAQPKQEESVLPSVLNNDALPPSPITPSTFTLPTEKSSGSLETECSSKLEVCMGGKCKKSGAVAILDEFKKAVGIEGAVSGCKCMGQCRDGPNVRVLIGEAGDSRSVPINNPLFIGVGLEDVDKIVSNFLGKPGFAAAT, encoded by the exons ATGGAGGCTTCCGGTTTGATTTTCAGTCAACCCCCCTGCTTTTCATCTATAACTTCTTGTAGAGAATCGAAGTACTGTGGCAGAAGCGGAGTATTGCCTGGATTTTATGATAATGCTTGTCTGCAATATTATCACAACCGCGGCGGCAAGTCTAGCTGCGAGGTCTCGTCCATGGGGGTGATTAGATGTGAAAAGGCGGTGAAGGAGAACAAGGGCCCGATGAAGATGAAGAAAAAGAAGCAGATGAAGTTGCTCAAGGGCCTTTTCAGAGATCTATATGCTTTCTCTCAGATGGGTTTTGGATTGGATTCTAATCTTGATCAAGATCTGCTTCATCAGGTCAAAGGCACCACCATGACG GAAGCGGCTGATCTTTTACTGGAACATCTTCAGAAGCTCAGGGCGGAGAAGCGTCTCGAGAAGAAAAGGAGACAAGAACAGAAGAAACTAGGGAAATCCTCCGGGCAGATGCGAAACAGCCTTAATCTCGTCGAAGTGTCGTCCAGTTGTTCAGAATCATCAAGTGACAGTGAATGTGGCGAGGTTATAGACTTGAAAGACCTTAAATTCGCACAGCCAAAGCAAGAGGAATCCGTTCTGCCATCAGTTCTTAATAATGACGCTCTTCCACCATCTCCAATTACTCCAAGCACGTTTACACTTCCAactgagaaatcatcaggcTCCTTAGAGACCGAGTGTTCGAGCAAACTCGAGGTATGCATGGGAGGGAAGTGCAAGAAATCAGGAGCAGTAGCCATTCTTGATGAATTCAAAAAAGCTGTGGGGATTGAAGGCGCAGTTTCAGGGTGCAAATGCATGGGTCAATGCAGGGATGGTCCCAATGTAAGGGTTCTGATCGGTGAAGCTGGTGATTCCAGGAGTGTTCCCATCAATAATCCCCTGTTCATCGGTGTGGGTTTGGAGGACGTGGATAAGATCGTGTCCAATTTTCTTGGCAAGCCTGGCTTTGCTGCTGCAACTTGA
- the LOC142551926 gene encoding alpha/beta hydrolase domain-containing protein WAV2-like isoform X1 yields the protein MVSYVNALLYGVGGIVVAGMALLVAFQEKLVYVPVLPGLTKSYPITPARLRLFYEDVWLTSSDGVRLHSWFIKLLPDCRGPTILFFQENAGNIAHRLEMVRIMLQRLQCNVFMLSYRGYGASDGFPSQHGISMDAQAALDHLSQRTDIDTSRIVVFGRSLGGAVGSVLTKNNPDKVAALILENTFTSILDMAGVLLPFLKWFIGKSSSKGPGVLNFLVRSPWSTIDVVNEIRQPILFLSGLQDEMVPPLHMQLLYAKAAARNQQCLFVEFPTGMHMDTWLSGGDRYWRTIQEFFEKSVPDKRLTAPLKVIWMLIDLLPLKDDSRIQQLCPLFGFCSDQELSVIVQYRVCQCFSLDA from the exons ATGGTCTCATACGTGAACGCTTTGCTCTACGGGGTGGGCGGAATAGTTGTGGCGGGAATGGCATTATTGGTGGCGTTTCAGGAAAAGCTAGTCTACGTGCCGGTGTTGCCTGGGCTCACTAAATCTTACCCCATCACCCCCGCACGCCTACGCCTATTTTATGAGGACGTTTGGCTCACCTCTTCCGATGGCGTCCGCCTCCATTCCTGGTTCATCAAGCTCTTACCCGATTGCAGAG GACCAACGATTCTCTTCTTCCAAGAAAATGCTGGAA ACATTGCTCACCGTCTTGAAATGGTTCGAATTATGTTGCAAAGACTCCAATGTAATGTCTTCATGCTTTCCTATAGAGG TTATGGTGCTAGTGACGGATTCCCTTCACAACATGGTATTTCAATGGATGCCCAG GCTGCACTGGATCATCTGAGTCAGAGGACAGATATTGACACATCCAGAATTGTAGTCTTTGGGAGGTCACTCGGGGGAGCTGTTGGATCAGTGCTTACCAAAAACAATCCAGATAAG GTGGCTGCACTAATATTGGAAAACACATTCACATCTATCCTGGACATGGCCGGAGTTCTACTGCCCTTTCTGAAATGGTTTATTGGAAAAAGTAGCTCAAAAGGTCCCGGGGTTTTGAATTTTCTTGTTCGTTCTCCATGGAGTACCATTGATGTAGTAAACGAG ATCAGACAACCAATCCTTTTTCTCTCTGGACTACAAGATGAAATGGTACCCCCGTTGCACATGCAATTGTTATATGCTAAGGCCGCTGCACGCAATCAACAGTGTTTATTTGTGGAGTTTCCTACGGGAATGCATATGGATACATGGTTGTCTGGTGGTGACCGGTATTGGAGAACAATTCAGGAGTTCTTTGAAAAGAGCGTCCCAGATAAGAGATTGACGGCTCCTCTGAAAGTG ATTTGGATGCTCATTGATCTGCTGCCACTTAAGGACGACAGCCGGATTCAGCAGTTATGCCCTTTGTTTGGATTTTGCAGTGACCAAGAGCTATCTGTGATTGTCCAATACCGTGTTTGCCAGTGTTTTTCATTGGATGCATGA